Genomic segment of Drosophila simulans strain w501 chromosome 2R, Prin_Dsim_3.1, whole genome shotgun sequence:
TGCCATATCGTCATCTCTTCGATGAACACATGATGCAGCAGCACGAATTCGGTTTTGTGAACTATTGGATGAGCCACAGCTTCTTCGATATGGTGAGACTTGGTCTAACGTCACTCAAGGATCTAAGTAGGCCATTAGCGTACACTCCAAGCCTATTAATGGATGACATCTCGTGGATAATGAAAATCTATTTGGCTGCAATTGTACTTTGCGTTTTCTGCTTCTTGTTGGAAATAGGAGTGGacaagtggaagtggaagcgCTGGAAGAAATTCCGAAATTTACGAATTCTAAACACCTGTTAAACTTATTTCATTCCCCCAATAAATTTTGTGAATCGAAAGAGTTTCTTAATTTAGCTGACCAATcggaattaaattaaaaatgttcgTTTAATGAGCAcaataaaatactttattacaaaaaactggcacaaaaaaatctatattaaTGAAGAAGggtaaaaaacaaacatatttatatataagaaTACAAGTTtcatattagtaatttaaagtTAGTAAATGCTTTCATTTTAGGATTGGAAATAGGCACAAAGATCGTTCATCGTaacataacaataaatttaatttaatcaaaagaaatgttttatgaaaatatatcaaatcagATTGGGAGTCAACTGCTAGTCCGGTAAAGTAAATTAAGACATTTAAACTATTCTATTTGCTCACACACGAAATGGAGGTGTTTCCAGCCACCCACTAATTAACTAAACTTTGGGGTGTGCTCTGAACTTTTAGTCATGTCAACACAAAACGTGAGACACGAGAATTGCATGACCCGCCAACACTTTTGGGCCAATTCAAAGGCGTGTTGGGTACAAAATGTGATGAATGCACAAGAATTCCATTAGTCACATTAGCACCATGGTTTGGCTTATAATCATTCTTCTCTGCCTTGGAAATTCCAGGGCTCACATTTTGGATGTCACCAATAACAGTCATCTAGACTTTGAGTACAGATTGTTTGACCTTCTTCAAAGATTACAATTCGAGAAGTCCTACGACACCCTTTTAATTTACGGAGAGGATTGTGCCATTCCTTCTCTATTTGAAAGATTGCAAGTTCCTGCAGTGCTGGTGTCCTCGGGCAGCACCAACTTTGATTGGAATTTCAGCAGCCTAACACTGATACTAAGTTGTAATTTCCAGGACGAGAGGGAAGAAAATTATCGAACACTGATGAAGCTGCAAATTAGCAGGCGCCTAATCATTCTGAAAGGACATATAAAACCCGAGTCTGTGTGTGATTTCTATTCTAAAAAGGAGCAACATAATGTAGCCATGGTGAAGGAAAACTTCTATCAGCTTGAAGTGGTATACTCATGTCGCCTATTTCAAGATCAAAACTATGAAAAACTGAATCTCTTCGATGGCCAGTCGATTTACAAAGATCAATTTCGAAATATGCATGGAGCACCAATAAGAACACTATCTGATAAGGAGCCACCCCGAACCATACCATATATTGATAGTAAGACCGGCGAAGAAAAGTTTAAGGGCTATGTGGGCATGTTGATAAGCCAATTCGTTAAGAAGGTTAATGCCACTATGAAAATACGGGAGGATTTGATCAAGGACGACGAGGAAGTATCTTTTGTGGACATTACGAATTTTACCTCGAATGACATTCTGGACATTGGTATATGCGAGGCTAGGACACTTGAAATGTCGAACTACGACGCCATCTCGTATCCGTACCTAATGAGTTCGTACTGTTTCATGGCTCCACTGCCGGATTCGTTGCCATTTAGTGACGTCTACATGGCGATTGTGGCACCAAGTATCCTGATAATGTTCTTAATAATGTTCTGCATATGCTCCGTGCTAATTATCTACATACAGGAAAGATCATATCGTAGTCTGAGCATCCGTCGTGTCCTGATGAACGACATCTGTTTGAGGGGATTTTTGGCTCAGCCATTTCCTTTTCCCCGCCAATCCAACAGAAAACTTAAACTGATATTCATGCTGGTCTGCTTTTCCAGTTTAATCTCCACCACAATGTATACGGCATATCTACAGGCCTTCTTATGGGGTCCTCCCATCGAACCGCGTCTGACCTCATTTGATGATGTAAAAAAGTCTAGGTACACGATGGCCATTAACATCTACGAAACAGAGTTCCTGGAGGCCCTGAACGTGAGCCTGGACGACGTGGAGATCTATGACTACGGCAAATTCTCTAAGCTGCGAAGCACCTTTAATaccaattatttatttccgGTGACGGCCCTGCAGTGGTTCACCATCAACGAGGAACAGAAACTCTTCAAGTACAAAATCTTCTACTACTGTGATGCCTTCTGTCTCAATCAGTTTGATATATTAAGTATTCCTATAAGACGGCACTTGCCCTATCGCGATATCTTCGAAGAGCACATGCAGCGCCAGAAGGAGTTTGGGTTAACTAAGTACTGGATCGATCAGAGCTATAGGGATATGATAAAAGCAAATCTCACGACATTCAAAGATTTCAGTCCGCCCCTCGAGAACGATTACATAGAAGTACACAATCTCTACTGGGTTTTCACCATGTATTTCGTTGGGATGGGCATGGGTCTATGTTTTTTTATCTTTGAGATTCTAAGACCTCTGAGATACTGGAGAAACTGCAAAATCAAATGCGAATATTGCTATGCATTCTTAAAAAATTTAGCTAAGTAAGCTGTAATACCTTATTCTTATAAAATTCATGTGCACTCTGGCACAGATGTCGTAAATTTGGTACATTATGTATTAAATTGTTCAGCACacagaaaatattttcttaaataccaaaacaaatttataacaattatttCACTCAATAAATGCATATGGCACCACTGAAAacatttcttttatatatCACCTAAAAACGGTGATCCTGCAGAAAGGATAATGGGGTTTTCGGCTTTCAACCATTGtcctattttaaaataaaattatttttgcacaaCTGATTCTTCATTTAAGCGGGAATAGTGGCACCTCCATATTTTACCATGCCCATATTTGTACGGTCGGATGGTGATTTCATAGATCTTATCAAAGAAACTAGAATAGCCTTGTATTCTTATactaaagtaaataaaatgtcaGAGGCGTTGATAAAAATTGAGACATTAAAATACTATTCTTTTGTCGACTCCAcgaaatgtatgtatttttaacgCAACTACAAATTAAGTGGGCCATTAGGTACACCTTTAACATTTGGCCTTGTTAACACAATATGGAAAACATACAAATAGCATGCCTGATCGACATTCACTGGTCGTTTAaagtacaaaatataatgTTCGCTTCGGAAATGCAATAGTAACTCTTGCACCATGGTAcggattattataattttgctTTGCCTTGGATATACAAAGGCTCGGATCTTGGATGCGACCAATACCAATCATACAGATTTAGAGGAACGACTTCTGAGCCTTCTTCTAAGATTGCAACAGGAGCAATTCTTCAACACCCTATTAATTTATGGAGAAGATTGCGCGTTTAGCTCTTTGTCAAGGAGATTGCAAGTCCCCACAATATTGGTTTCTTCGGGTAGCACCAGCTTTGAATGGAATTACAGTAGCCTAGCACTTATTCTCACCTGTGAGTTTCAAGCCGAGAGGGAGGAGAACTATCAAACTCTGAAGAAGCTGCAAATGAACAGGCGACTGATCCTTCTGAATGGAAATATAAGACCGGACGCCGTATGCGACTTCTATTCTAAGAAGGATCAATACAATATAGCCATGGTGAAAAACAACTTCCATCAGGTCGGGATTATATACGCCTGTCGGCTATTTCAGGAAAGAAACTATGAAAAAGTATATCTATTCGAGAGTAATCCAATATATGTAGACCAATTTCGGAATATGCAAGGAGCAATGCTCAAATCAATCACATTCAACCTGATTCCTGGATCTATGGCATACAGGGATCCCAAAACTGGCCAAGAGAAATATATTGGATATGTAGCcaatttattgaataattttgttgAGAAAGTTAATGCTACCTTGGATATGCAGGTGAAATTGCATGAAACTGGAAAGAAAACATCTTTTTACAATATTACGAAATGGGCTGCGGAAGATCTCGTGGATATTGGCATGAGCTACGCCGCCTACTTTGAAATGACCAACTTCGACACGATCTCATATCCGTACTTGATGACATCAACTTGTTTTATGGTTCCCCTTCCGGACATGATGCCCTATAGTGAGATCTACATGGGGATTGTGGATCCACCAGTTCTGGTAGTGCTCATTGccatattttgtattttctcaGTCATGCTGAACTACATCAAGCAAAGCTCGTGGCGTAGTCTGAGCCTTGTTAATGTTCTGATGAACGATATCTGTTTGAGGGGATTTTTGGCTCAGCCCTTTCCATTTCCCCGTCACTCCAAcagaaaactgaaactgattTCCATGCTCGTTTGCTTCTTCAGTGTAATCACCACCACAATGTACACGTCGTACCTGCAGTCCTTCATGTGGGGTCCTCCTATCGATCCAAAGATGTGTTCCTTTGCCGATCTAGAGAATTTCAGGTACAAGCTGGCCATACGACGGTACGATATAGAGCTGCTGCGACCGTTTAACGTGAGCATGGATCATGTGGAGATATTCGATGAGTCCAACCAACTGGAAAACTTGCGAGACTCCTTCGATGACAACTATATGTACCCGATGAGCGCCTTGAGTTGGATTGCCTTCAAGGAGCAACAGAAGCTTTTCGCATTCCCACTGTTTTACTATTCAGAGAAACTCTGTCTGAAACCCATCAGTTTTTTTAGTTTCCCCATAAGACGGCACTTGCCCTATCGCGATCTCTTTGAGGAACATATGATGCAACAAAATGAGTTCGGCTTATCGAAGTACTGGATCGATCGGAGCTTCTCGGATATGGTAAAACTAAAACTGACAACCATGAAGGATTTCAGTCCACCTCGGTTGGATGATTATATCGAAGTAAGCGATCTCTCCTGGGTTTTTGGCATGTACTTCACCGGACTGGGCatcagttgctgttgctttggATTGGAGCTACTGGGATTACCAAGTTGGACGCGACGCTTAAGGCTAACCAATTGGCTTAGGGTTAGAAATTAAATCGTATATCCTAATAGATATTTATCAGTTTTGAAATCGCAATGTTTGCACCatagttaaataaaaagattCGCTAGCATGGCTAAACTCACTCTGCTCAACCTTCGCCAAAAGccataaagcaaacaaagaaatGTTGAATTGGGATTAGCCACCTCCGCACAATAAATGATAGCGGATATGGAGAAGCAGCGGTTATTGTTGGCGCTGTTATTCAAATGTATCCGAATCATCACATCGGAGGTTGCGAACATTGAGACAATGCTCAATTTTGGATGTTGATCGATACGCGATATTGATTTTGATGTGGTTTTAAGAGACAATCGGCCCTATCTGTGTATATCTGCGATGCGATTGTGAAAACCCCGCGTATGAAAATGTGCATTCCATCAGGTATGATGAGGCGACCGAATGAACTGGTCAAATATTTGATGACATCTCACATAATTGGCTCTTACATAAATACTACCATAAACAGTCCACAATGCGGGTGTCTCAGCAGGAACCGGGGATTATGCAAAACCCCAACTGGCTACCGCCATAAAACCGCCTTAGTTTGTGCTCATTCGGATGGATATTTGTGCATATACGATCCGGAATCATAATTTGGTTCGTTACTTTGGCGCCACTTTTGACGCGTGCTGATTGGACCTAGGGCACtggaattgaaattggaaTCCGATTTGGCGATGGGGATGGGGCATTGGGTAACCGGTTAACCCCCAAGCGATGTAGTGGGTGAGACAATGGGTTGGCATTGTCATGGCCAAGCCAGTATCGTGAAATCTTTCACTTTCGATTTAGTTGTAAACGAAGTTCCCCTTTTTAAAATCGCTCGAACTGGATCATAAATCACGCTGGAAAACGTATGATAATGTGGCATCATTACGCTTCCCAGGCGGATCAATTTGTCATGGGAAGTCGTGGACTTGCTCCAGCTCTGATCCGACATAATCCTATCAGAGCCGATCCGATCAGATCCGACCGACCTGTGCTCATCCTCTGGCACTGACGAAACCCCAACGCAATCATCGGAATTACCCAACCTTTTGACATTTGCAAGGCTTTCGAAGCGAAACGAAAGTAGCAGATAGACCCAACCGTAATCCGTAAAATCTATGGCAgacatttttcaattgcaatcCCAAATCCCAATTCTGTTATTATCCGCCGTTGACTGCCCATTTCCATTGATGGATGGTGATCGTTAGTCGACCATTTCTTGGCTGCCTGTGTGATCTTCAGGGTCATTTAGATTTAATAGATTTCTGTGGCCCGAGTCATTATGGCAGGCACCTTAACCGCAGTCGTCGACTCACATGTGGAACAATGTCTGTTAGTggttaaattgtttttggcccttttcttttattgtACGCGCTTTAATGAGACCTCGTTGGGGGCTTCAGCCGCACTCATTATTGAATAgagtaattttaaaaaattatttatcgAGCACTTCTGCTATTtacacaaaaacatatttgcGGACTCTTGAAGGGGGGCCGCGTTTTTCAATCCGGTTGCGGCTCATAACACTTAAGAGCCAACTAATTCGCCCTCGGGCCATTAAACATTTCACAAATGTGCtgaaaatgcataattttcgGTGGCGATAATAAAAGagtatttcaaatttaagaGGTGTTAATTTTTTCGACCGAAGAAACTAATCTGTTTCAATGCCGGATTCGCTGCATTTTTACAAACTAGTATTTTAAGGTCGCAcacaaaatgaaattccaaAATCTCGTCTGGCTCCACGTCGTACGTAtctatgtatatgcatatatctcCCCCTTTTGCTCCatctttctttattttttcggcAACTAAAACAAAGGCCCCATCCCACTGAGCCCCGGCCAGAGAGTAACTTATTTCCTTCCTAGTTTTTGTCGCTCAAAGCCATTAGGGAGTTTTAGCGGAGATTGGCAAAACAGTTGCCACCTTTCAGCGACTCAACGGTTGCTTCCCACAACTCCGAAACTCCAATTACCATGGCTGTGGAGCACTTTGAACTTTAATTTAGCTGCTGGGTCGCCAATCTGGTGGCCGGTGGCGCCTCCCGCAGCGACACCaatgcgtatacgtaacgtaTTAATTATGCGTCCCAAGAGCTCACTTAAAAACAGCAACTGGCACTTTGGAGTCGTACGTTAATTAGCCAAATTAATCACAGACCCCAACGAAATGGGGCCAATCTTGTTGGCATCAATTCGAAGCATTACAAAATGAAAGTTGCGATGAGAACCAATCTCAATTAGAATTCAAATGAGATTTAAACAAGCCACCAGAGACAAATTCCACTGGCAACATGTGGTGCTTGGTTGCATGTTCCGACCAAGAGGCGTAGCAACAAGTTTTTAATGGGAAACCCATTTGTTGCCCCTTAACAACAAATGAACATGCCATTTGTGCATTAAGTGCCGGCCAAGGTGTCAAGTGCGACAGTCAGTCGGTCAGTCCCTTTCGTTTTCAACGGTACTCGAGGGCAGGAAGCTTTGTGATTTAAATTTCCGCTTTTTTCGCAATTGATGTGACAACTATGTGGCTTGGCATGCTTGTTggttataaattataattattagttttataCTCACACATTAAATTGTGTACAATCTAAACGGCAGACACTGCTCCCGATAGTATATCATTATAAATTACTATTATGCGCATAGTTACTATGTCTTACGAAGAACTAATCGGCTTTAATAATGCAATTTAGGATTAGTTcttatacaaataaat
This window contains:
- the LOC6734624 gene encoding uncharacterized protein LOC6734624, producing the protein MVRIIIILLCLGYTKARILDATNTNHTDLEERLLSLLLRLQQEQFFNTLLIYGEDCAFSSLSRRLQVPTILVSSGSTSFEWNYSSLALILTCEFQAEREENYQTLKKLQMNRRLILLNGNIRPDAVCDFYSKKDQYNIAMVKNNFHQVGIIYACRLFQERNYEKVYLFESNPIYVDQFRNMQGAMLKSITFNLIPGSMAYRDPKTGQEKYIGYVANLLNNFVEKVNATLDMQVKLHETGKKTSFYNITKWAAEDLVDIGMSYAAYFEMTNFDTISYPYLMTSTCFMVPLPDMMPYSEIYMGIVDPPVLVVLIAIFCIFSVMLNYIKQSSWRSLSLVNVLMNDICLRGFLAQPFPFPRHSNRKLKLISMLVCFFSVITTTMYTSYLQSFMWGPPIDPKMCSFADLENFRYKLAIRRYDIELLRPFNVSMDHVEIFDESNQLENLRDSFDDNYMYPMSALSWIAFKEQQKLFAFPLFYYSEKLCLKPISFFSFPIRRHLPYRDLFEEHMMQQNEFGLSKYWIDRSFSDMVKLKLTTMKDFSPPRLDDYIEVSDLSWVFGMYFTGLGISCCCFGLELLGLPSWTRRLRLTNWLRVRN
- the LOC27207345 gene encoding uncharacterized protein LOC27207345, translated to MVWLIIILLCLGNSRAHILDVTNNSHLDFEYRLFDLLQRLQFEKSYDTLLIYGEDCAIPSLFERLQVPAVLVSSGSTNFDWNFSSLTLILSCNFQDEREENYRTLMKLQISRRLIILKGHIKPESVCDFYSKKEQHNVAMVKENFYQLEVVYSCRLFQDQNYEKLNLFDGQSIYKDQFRNMHGAPIRTLSDKEPPRTIPYIDSKTGEEKFKGYVGMLISQFVKKVNATMKIREDLIKDDEEVSFVDITNFTSNDILDIGICEARTLEMSNYDAISYPYLMSSYCFMAPLPDSLPFSDVYMAIVAPSILIMFLIMFCICSVLIIYIQERSYRSLSIRRVLMNDICLRGFLAQPFPFPRQSNRKLKLIFMLVCFSSLISTTMYTAYLQAFLWGPPIEPRLTSFDDVKKSRYTMAINIYETEFLEALNVSLDDVEIYDYGKFSKLRSTFNTNYLFPVTALQWFTINEEQKLFKYKIFYYCDAFCLNQFDILSIPIRRHLPYRDIFEEHMQRQKEFGLTKYWIDQSYRDMIKANLTTFKDFSPPLENDYIEVHNLYWVFTMYFVGMGMGLCFFIFEILRPLRYWRNCKIKCEYCYAFLKNLAK